The following are encoded together in the Methanosarcina flavescens genome:
- a CDS encoding CPBP family intramembrane glutamic endopeptidase: MSTDKLAKRSPLKFFLLTFALATPFWLIGSMVKRGLPVPMNLPVSALSFVSPLIAALILTYRKSKLFGIEQLFKRIFDYKKIKPKLWYLPIIFLLPAIYSLSYGIMRLQDRPLPEPQIPFLTIPILFIGFLITAVCEELGWMGYAADSMRCRWSALTTGIVLGLVWGLLHVVPDIQAHHDLAWIVWQRGVYSVAFRILIVWIYNNTRNSIFAAVLFHDMDNVSWSLFPNNGSHYDPAITGLLTAITAVIVIFLWGSKTLARYRYAS, from the coding sequence ATGAGTACCGACAAATTAGCTAAAAGATCACCTTTAAAGTTCTTTCTATTAACCTTTGCTCTTGCCACTCCCTTCTGGTTAATTGGCTCTATGGTTAAGAGGGGACTTCCAGTTCCGATGAATCTTCCTGTAAGTGCGCTTTCATTCGTTAGTCCTTTGATTGCGGCTTTGATCCTTACCTATAGAAAAAGTAAACTCTTTGGAATAGAACAATTATTTAAGAGAATATTTGATTATAAAAAAATCAAGCCAAAACTCTGGTACCTGCCCATTATTTTCCTGTTGCCTGCCATATATTCGCTATCGTATGGGATCATGCGCCTCCAGGACAGGCCACTTCCGGAACCACAAATTCCATTTCTGACAATACCGATCCTTTTTATCGGGTTCCTTATTACCGCTGTATGTGAAGAACTGGGCTGGATGGGATATGCTGCTGATTCTATGCGATGTCGATGGAGTGCATTGACGACCGGGATTGTTCTTGGGCTGGTGTGGGGATTATTACATGTTGTACCCGATATCCAGGCTCATCATGATCTGGCATGGATAGTATGGCAACGCGGTGTCTATTCGGTTGCGTTTCGTATCCTGATTGTATGGATTTATAATAATACCAGAAATAGCATATTTGCAGCGGTCCTCTTTCATGACATGGACAATGTCAGCTGGTCTTTATTCCCGAATAATGGTTCACATTATGACCCAGCTATTACCGGACTGCTCACTGCAATCACAGCTGTAATCGTAATATTCCTATGGGGTTCAAAAACACTGGCAAGGTACAGGTACGCTTCTTAA
- the mtaC gene encoding methanol--corrinoid protein MtaC produces MEVKYLIEIDPSSILVRYNVKMEKEMTPEEAAEELYPKDSMIYPIAKAIFEGEEDDVVEGLQKAIDSGKDPISLINDALMVGMGVVSRLYDEGVIFLPNVMMSADAMLEGIEYVKEKAGKAPETKGKVVCHVAEGDVHDIGKNIVAALLRAAGYDVVDLGRDVPVDEVVAAVEKEKPIMLTGTALMTTTMYAFKEVNDKLLEKGYRIPFACGGGAVNQDFVSQYELGVYGEEAADAPKIANFIKEHGDNIVKLREEFHKH; encoded by the coding sequence ATGGAGGTTAAATATTTGATAGAAATAGATCCCAGTAGTATTCTGGTTCGTTACAATGTAAAAATGGAAAAGGAAATGACACCGGAAGAAGCTGCAGAAGAACTTTACCCAAAGGATTCAATGATTTACCCGATTGCAAAAGCTATCTTTGAAGGCGAAGAAGATGATGTCGTTGAGGGACTGCAAAAAGCCATCGACTCTGGGAAAGATCCAATCTCTCTTATTAATGATGCATTGATGGTTGGGATGGGAGTAGTCTCCAGGCTTTACGATGAGGGAGTCATTTTCCTGCCAAATGTTATGATGTCTGCTGATGCCATGTTGGAAGGTATCGAATACGTCAAGGAGAAAGCAGGAAAAGCACCTGAAACCAAAGGAAAAGTTGTCTGCCACGTTGCAGAAGGTGATGTCCACGATATTGGAAAGAATATTGTGGCCGCACTATTGAGAGCAGCTGGCTATGATGTAGTAGATCTTGGGAGAGATGTCCCTGTAGATGAAGTAGTAGCAGCTGTTGAAAAAGAGAAGCCAATAATGCTCACAGGTACTGCTCTCATGACCACGACCATGTATGCATTCAAGGAAGTTAATGACAAACTTCTGGAGAAAGGCTACAGGATTCCTTTTGCATGCGGCGGCGGGGCTGTGAACCAGGACTTCGTGTCTCAGTATGAACTTGGAGTATATGGTGAAGAAGCAGCCGATGCTCCCAAGATAGCCAATTTCATCAAGGAGCATGGGGACAACATTGTAAAACTGAGGGAGGAATTCCATAAGCACTGA
- the mtaB gene encoding methanol--corrinoid protein co-methyltransferase MtaB yields the protein MAVTRCTKMAYSSADEMVFGRSVTPVKTGLGLEIGAGYTIPEVNYAPRPEAGVSKEKLIKEYERITTDIMARMVQIGAPAVVLETEHVQQMSNNPDWGAEIAHAQKTIMEDYHDEYGIKCALRHTIGDIRESRDFLDLRGDKYSVFMEAFEQCAQNGADMLAVESMGGKEVFDHAILRNDMAGVLYGIGVLGSMDMEMIWQDIASVAKKNNVIASGDTDCAQANTAMYIAGGLLDKNLAHTLAIIARAISAARSLVAYEAGAVGPGKDCGYENTICKAIAGVPISQEGKTSTCAHSDLMGNLTMQCCDLWSNESVEYHGEFGGTTVQCWSETLAYDCALMNVALESGNEKILRDMFVASDLNRDAQGYVLAYPNAYRIGEAIARNGDDIYLRAKNAAIECINIIEEGAKKKLELSRFEAKALSDAKDAFESLTDDKDQFMSDCLTKYKQEVKVFKPENYGL from the coding sequence ATGGCAGTAACAAGATGTACTAAAATGGCTTATTCAAGCGCAGATGAGATGGTTTTCGGAAGATCTGTCACGCCCGTCAAAACCGGATTGGGACTTGAGATCGGCGCCGGTTATACAATTCCCGAAGTGAACTATGCCCCAAGACCTGAAGCCGGAGTATCCAAAGAAAAACTAATAAAAGAATATGAAAGGATCACCACCGACATTATGGCAAGGATGGTACAAATCGGAGCTCCCGCTGTGGTACTTGAAACCGAACACGTTCAGCAGATGTCAAACAACCCTGACTGGGGAGCAGAAATTGCACATGCCCAGAAAACTATCATGGAAGATTACCATGACGAGTACGGCATAAAGTGCGCACTCCGCCATACCATTGGTGATATTCGTGAGAGCAGGGATTTCCTCGATCTCAGAGGAGACAAGTACAGCGTCTTTATGGAGGCATTTGAACAGTGTGCCCAGAATGGAGCTGACATGCTCGCGGTTGAGTCAATGGGTGGGAAAGAAGTCTTTGACCATGCAATTCTCAGGAATGATATGGCCGGAGTACTTTATGGTATAGGCGTGCTCGGTAGCATGGATATGGAAATGATATGGCAGGACATTGCATCTGTTGCAAAGAAAAACAATGTAATAGCATCCGGTGATACTGACTGTGCCCAGGCAAACACGGCAATGTACATTGCAGGCGGGTTATTGGATAAGAACCTCGCTCACACACTTGCAATTATTGCAAGGGCAATTTCTGCCGCCAGATCCCTCGTTGCTTATGAAGCAGGTGCAGTAGGACCCGGAAAGGACTGCGGTTATGAAAATACCATTTGTAAAGCTATTGCAGGTGTCCCGATTTCTCAGGAAGGTAAAACTTCAACCTGTGCCCACTCTGACCTCATGGGTAACCTCACTATGCAGTGCTGTGACCTCTGGTCCAATGAATCCGTTGAATATCACGGCGAATTCGGCGGTACAACTGTCCAGTGCTGGTCCGAGACCCTTGCTTATGACTGCGCACTCATGAATGTAGCCCTGGAGTCGGGCAACGAAAAAATCCTGAGAGACATGTTTGTGGCTTCCGACCTGAACAGAGATGCACAGGGCTATGTACTCGCATACCCGAACGCCTACAGAATCGGAGAGGCAATTGCAAGAAACGGAGATGATATTTATCTCCGCGCCAAGAACGCAGCTATCGAATGTATCAATATCATTGAGGAAGGAGCGAAGAAAAAACTTGAGCTCTCCAGATTCGAAGCCAAAGCCCTTTCAGATGCAAAAGATGCATTTGAGAGTCTTACTGATGATAAGGACCAGTTCATGAGTGATTGCCTTACAAAGTATAAACAGGAAGTTAAAGTATTTAAGCCGGAGAATTACGGCCTCTAA
- the mtaA gene encoding methylcobamide:CoM methyltransferase MtaA: MADMTLRERLLNALEGKEVDKVPVCSVTQTGIVELMDEVGAPWPEAHSDPDKMAKLAIANYELSGLEAVRVPYCLTVLAEAMGCEVNMGTVSRQPSVTAHPYTKDLEDMKMPENLLDMGRIRAVLDSIKIIRERVGPDVPIIGGLEGPITLASDLASVKSFMKWSIKKPDLLRQVLDFATDATIAYANSMVLAGADIISVADPVASPDLMSPDSFKNELQSRLQRFSSEVNSVTVLHVCGNVTPILDYMADCGFEGLSVEEKVGSIKKAKEVLGNRARLVGNISSPFVLLPGPIEKIKEESKKAIAEGVDVLAPGCGIAPMTPLSHIKAMVEARNEYYA, from the coding sequence ATGGCTGACATGACACTTAGGGAGAGACTTTTAAATGCACTGGAAGGGAAAGAAGTTGACAAAGTGCCGGTCTGTTCTGTAACCCAGACCGGGATTGTTGAACTAATGGATGAAGTAGGAGCTCCCTGGCCGGAAGCTCATTCTGACCCTGATAAAATGGCAAAGCTGGCAATCGCAAACTACGAGCTTAGCGGGCTTGAAGCTGTAAGAGTTCCTTACTGTCTGACCGTACTTGCCGAAGCCATGGGCTGCGAGGTGAACATGGGCACAGTTAGCAGGCAGCCTTCCGTTACTGCGCATCCCTATACTAAAGATCTGGAAGACATGAAGATGCCTGAGAATCTGCTTGATATGGGCAGAATCCGGGCTGTACTGGATTCAATAAAAATAATAAGAGAAAGAGTTGGACCGGATGTACCCATTATAGGTGGTCTGGAAGGTCCTATTACCCTTGCTTCCGATCTGGCGAGTGTAAAATCCTTTATGAAATGGTCTATTAAAAAACCCGATCTGCTACGACAGGTACTCGATTTTGCAACCGATGCAACGATAGCTTATGCGAATTCTATGGTTCTTGCAGGAGCAGATATTATCTCTGTTGCTGATCCTGTAGCATCTCCTGACCTTATGAGTCCGGATTCCTTTAAAAATGAACTTCAATCAAGGCTACAGAGATTTTCCTCAGAAGTAAACTCGGTTACAGTCCTGCATGTCTGTGGAAATGTTACCCCTATCCTTGATTATATGGCTGACTGTGGTTTCGAAGGCTTGAGCGTTGAAGAAAAAGTCGGCAGTATAAAGAAGGCTAAGGAAGTGCTCGGGAACAGGGCAAGGCTAGTAGGAAATATCTCCAGTCCTTTTGTTCTTCTTCCGGGTCCGATTGAAAAAATAAAAGAGGAGTCGAAAAAGGCTATTGCCGAGGGTGTAGATGTACTGGCTCCAGGATGTGGAATCGCACCTATGACCCCGCTTTCTCACATTAAGGCTATGGTCGAGGCAAGAAACGAGTATTATGCCTGA
- a CDS encoding O-acetyl-ADP-ribose deacetylase produces the protein MLHISDRIRIIEGDIVKMEVDAIVNAANPTLLGGGGVDGAIHRAAGPGLLEECKGLRGCAAGEAKITKGYLLPAKWVIHTVGPVWQGGQKGEDNLLASCYRKSLELAREYDVRTIAFPAISTGAYNFPSERAARIAVSEIRKFIQENQLPEKVFLICFNKETCRHLKAALSESFVA, from the coding sequence ATATTGCATATTTCGGACAGGATAAGAATAATCGAGGGAGACATTGTAAAAATGGAAGTTGATGCAATTGTAAATGCTGCAAACCCGACTCTCCTTGGAGGTGGAGGGGTCGATGGCGCTATCCATAGAGCTGCAGGGCCCGGATTGCTGGAAGAATGTAAAGGTTTAAGAGGTTGTGCTGCAGGAGAGGCAAAAATTACAAAGGGTTATCTCTTGCCTGCAAAATGGGTGATACATACTGTGGGTCCTGTATGGCAGGGGGGTCAGAAAGGAGAGGACAATCTGCTGGCTTCCTGTTATAGAAAAAGTCTTGAGCTTGCCAGAGAATATGACGTAAGAACCATTGCCTTTCCAGCTATAAGTACAGGAGCATACAATTTCCCTTCAGAAAGGGCTGCAAGAATTGCAGTCTCCGAAATAAGAAAGTTTATTCAAGAAAACCAATTACCTGAAAAGGTCTTCCTTATTTGCTTCAATAAAGAAACATGTAGGCATCTTAAGGCAGCATTGTCAGAAAGTTTTGTGGCTTAA
- a CDS encoding tetratricopeptide repeat protein — protein MIRQKRYEKAINVFNKILDKTPGHTGALLNRGLALLKIEKIEEALDSFDQVLHLEPENFDALYKKGIALSTIGKFEASLEAYDNALEINPESPETWYQKGLAFAELGRNEASILCFEKALEIEPKCGNAWYARGTVAGKAGNYQEALECFEHALEIDPKNTDACYAKGLVFAKLEEHEKALECFNSLIRENPKHADAWERRCLLLTKLGKYEEALECTDAFLRKFPASETALYHRGILLNKLGRYEDAEKAFSRVLKISPENKEIWLRKGLALIRLLRLNDAIEAFDEAIRLDPAYFEAWNYKCLALMKLEVYEEALEAFDTMLEIYPKAKEIQYNRALALVKLQRFEEAAQAFSEVVKLDPAYGDALYQQGRLLVRIGKYEEALKAFDSMLEHNPEFTEAQKSRGNVLIELGRFEEALESLAQSLEKEPENYRLWLRQGLILFDCGEFETALKALEKATEFKPDCDTCWINRGFALYSLERYEEALSAFEEGLRLNPYLEQGWNKKGIVLRELGRKEEAIEAFKEAVKLKPDFEDAWRNLGLILLAAEEYEKASEAFAEVLKTSPEDQDSIYNRGTALFKLGRIEAALDCFEKVFSISPDYPDLLHNLVTALLELGKSKEALEIFHKLSSENAENPEIYCRKGKLAMELGEYEIALEAFDKVLNKKPESREAWYLKGTSHSKLKQHEEAIKAFEKVLELDPAYKDARYQFGFPCFELGNFEEAVKAFEAALEIDSENLDALYMKSLALLRSGRYKESASGFREVLEREPSNIEALAHLSTTYFKQELYDEALELFDMVLKRNPERKTVLFRKGIVLKARGKLKEASAIFDSVLKLKPDCTFALEQKGYTHFDLKEYDRAIEAFNTALKHCSRKEDLHYYRGIAFFRLGNFEEAVKSFENAFELGCQKPELPYYTGLSCFELGEYEKAVKAFDAVLDVKDTDLELLRKKALALFELGKVEEAVSAVDTLLELAAEDLDIEGIEELGEEGKGETVKETLAFKNCRAFEELLEKLAFSLIELGRYEEALLLLEKLAVSGMASKEVLYGKGIVFLELGRLEEAMEVFSELLLRYPDFEKAWYRKGLILFSVGYYAEALEAFEQAVTENQTKIPEENNQEGSENDKAELDRKIKEESQGQIQGAARAENHEESREKSRGLEDKLNDAETEDAWMKIGLSQLKMGYYEAAFEIFGKLLEIKPEAADLWYVAGLALRGLDQDEQAIEFFERAVELDSALEAAWEQMGLTLLGVGRYEEACQAFSSVLTLNPENVNALYSQSVANFKLQRFEEAVQDLERLPLFTPDYPNSIEACCMLGIARMELQEYEKALEVFDLILKHDPTHSEALYHTALSLFNLGEYEAAAETFGVLLEASPEDPECLNYLGLCLLELESPEEALKAFEKAALFNPKNEEALYNAATTLIKISRAQESIGYLDRILDISPENLDALNYKGIAFCTLEMYREALKAFGLVLEKDPENVMAIYNVGVVCFKQKLYETACRAFGEALALNPWHEKSLKYLGISLAKLGKYEDALRTFDRLLRINPRDVQSMNYRGVILGKMERYEEAIKTFKEILRLYPDMADAKRKLEVLKCIQNEEDSEEELY, from the coding sequence TTGATCAGGCAAAAAAGGTACGAAAAAGCAATTAACGTTTTCAATAAGATTTTGGACAAAACTCCAGGTCACACAGGAGCTCTTCTTAACAGAGGACTAGCCCTGCTAAAAATTGAGAAGATAGAAGAAGCCCTCGATTCTTTTGATCAGGTCCTGCACCTCGAGCCAGAGAATTTCGATGCCCTGTACAAAAAAGGAATTGCTCTGTCCACTATTGGAAAGTTTGAAGCTTCTCTGGAAGCTTATGACAATGCACTTGAAATAAATCCAGAAAGCCCAGAAACCTGGTACCAGAAAGGGCTTGCGTTTGCCGAGTTAGGAAGGAATGAGGCTTCAATTCTTTGCTTTGAGAAGGCACTTGAAATTGAGCCCAAATGCGGAAACGCCTGGTATGCACGCGGAACCGTAGCTGGAAAAGCCGGCAACTACCAGGAGGCCCTGGAATGTTTCGAGCATGCACTTGAAATTGACCCTAAAAACACAGATGCTTGCTATGCAAAAGGGCTGGTTTTTGCAAAGCTTGAAGAGCATGAAAAAGCGCTTGAATGCTTCAATTCTCTGATCCGTGAAAACCCAAAGCATGCCGATGCCTGGGAACGAAGATGCCTTTTATTGACAAAGCTTGGGAAGTATGAAGAAGCTCTGGAATGTACTGACGCATTTTTAAGAAAATTTCCTGCCAGCGAGACTGCGCTCTATCACAGGGGCATCCTCTTAAATAAACTTGGTCGTTATGAGGATGCGGAAAAAGCTTTCTCCAGAGTCCTGAAAATCAGTCCAGAGAATAAAGAGATCTGGCTCAGGAAAGGCCTGGCTCTTATCCGGCTGCTCAGGCTCAATGATGCCATAGAGGCTTTCGATGAGGCCATCCGGCTGGATCCCGCTTATTTTGAAGCCTGGAATTATAAGTGCCTTGCTCTGATGAAACTTGAGGTCTATGAAGAAGCCCTTGAAGCCTTTGATACCATGCTTGAGATCTATCCAAAAGCAAAAGAGATTCAGTACAACCGAGCTCTTGCTCTCGTGAAACTGCAGCGCTTTGAGGAGGCTGCACAGGCTTTTTCTGAAGTTGTCAAACTGGATCCTGCGTATGGGGATGCCCTGTATCAGCAGGGGCGTTTGCTTGTAAGGATAGGAAAGTACGAAGAAGCCCTCAAAGCCTTCGATTCTATGCTTGAGCACAATCCGGAATTTACAGAAGCCCAGAAATCAAGAGGCAATGTGCTTATTGAACTTGGTCGCTTTGAAGAAGCTCTTGAGTCCCTTGCACAAAGTCTCGAAAAAGAGCCTGAAAATTACAGGCTGTGGCTCCGGCAAGGATTAATTTTGTTTGACTGCGGAGAATTTGAAACCGCCCTTAAAGCTCTTGAGAAAGCTACAGAATTTAAACCCGACTGCGATACCTGCTGGATTAACAGGGGTTTTGCTCTCTATTCCCTGGAACGTTATGAGGAAGCCCTGAGCGCTTTTGAAGAAGGACTGCGGCTTAACCCCTATCTTGAGCAGGGATGGAATAAAAAGGGTATTGTTCTCAGAGAGCTTGGAAGAAAGGAAGAAGCTATTGAGGCGTTCAAAGAAGCTGTAAAGCTCAAACCTGACTTTGAGGACGCCTGGAGGAACCTGGGACTGATTTTATTGGCTGCTGAAGAATACGAAAAAGCAAGCGAAGCTTTTGCCGAAGTGCTTAAAACGAGCCCCGAAGACCAAGATTCTATTTACAACAGGGGAACAGCCCTGTTCAAGCTCGGAAGAATAGAAGCTGCCCTGGACTGCTTTGAAAAAGTGTTCTCTATTAGTCCTGATTACCCTGATCTCTTACACAACCTTGTGACTGCCCTGCTGGAACTTGGAAAGTCGAAGGAAGCCCTGGAAATCTTTCATAAACTTTCTTCGGAAAATGCCGAAAATCCGGAAATATACTGCAGAAAAGGAAAACTTGCAATGGAACTCGGGGAATATGAGATTGCCCTTGAGGCTTTTGACAAAGTGCTCAACAAAAAACCGGAGTCCAGAGAAGCCTGGTATCTTAAAGGCACATCCCATTCAAAATTGAAACAGCATGAAGAGGCTATAAAAGCTTTTGAAAAGGTTCTTGAGCTTGACCCTGCTTACAAGGATGCCCGTTACCAGTTCGGGTTTCCCTGTTTTGAACTTGGGAATTTTGAGGAGGCTGTAAAGGCTTTTGAAGCCGCGCTTGAAATAGATTCTGAAAACCTTGATGCCCTCTACATGAAAAGCCTTGCTTTATTGCGGTCAGGAAGATATAAAGAATCAGCTTCAGGCTTCAGGGAAGTTCTTGAGAGAGAGCCATCAAATATTGAGGCTCTTGCACACCTGAGCACAACCTACTTCAAACAAGAGCTTTACGATGAAGCCCTTGAGCTTTTCGATATGGTTCTTAAGAGAAATCCGGAGAGGAAAACTGTCCTTTTCAGGAAAGGGATTGTTTTGAAAGCCCGCGGGAAGCTAAAGGAGGCTTCGGCCATCTTTGATTCCGTGCTTAAACTTAAGCCTGACTGTACCTTCGCCCTTGAGCAAAAAGGGTATACTCATTTTGATCTTAAGGAATATGACAGGGCCATAGAAGCTTTTAATACAGCACTGAAACACTGCTCGAGAAAGGAAGATCTGCATTACTACAGAGGCATTGCCTTCTTCAGGCTCGGGAACTTTGAAGAAGCCGTAAAATCTTTTGAAAATGCCTTTGAGCTTGGCTGCCAGAAGCCCGAACTACCCTATTATACAGGGCTTTCCTGCTTCGAGCTCGGAGAATATGAGAAAGCCGTAAAAGCTTTTGATGCTGTCCTTGATGTCAAAGATACCGATCTGGAGCTTCTGCGCAAAAAAGCCCTTGCCCTTTTCGAACTTGGAAAGGTAGAAGAAGCAGTCTCTGCAGTTGACACTCTTCTTGAACTTGCAGCTGAGGACCTTGATATTGAAGGCATTGAAGAGCTCGGGGAAGAAGGTAAGGGAGAAACTGTAAAAGAAACTCTGGCTTTCAAGAACTGCAGGGCTTTTGAAGAGCTCCTTGAAAAACTTGCATTCTCCCTGATAGAGCTTGGCAGATATGAAGAAGCTCTCCTGCTGCTTGAAAAGCTTGCAGTGAGCGGAATGGCTTCTAAAGAAGTTCTTTATGGTAAAGGAATTGTGTTTCTGGAACTCGGAAGGCTTGAAGAGGCTATGGAGGTATTTTCCGAACTCCTTTTACGTTATCCTGACTTTGAGAAAGCCTGGTACAGAAAAGGTCTTATCCTGTTTTCTGTGGGGTACTATGCTGAAGCCCTGGAGGCTTTCGAGCAAGCTGTCACGGAAAATCAGACCAAAATCCCTGAAGAAAATAATCAGGAAGGTTCTGAAAATGATAAAGCCGAATTAGATAGAAAAATCAAGGAAGAAAGTCAGGGACAAATACAGGGAGCAGCCAGAGCAGAAAATCATGAGGAAAGCCGGGAAAAAAGTCGCGGATTAGAAGATAAACTAAATGACGCTGAGACCGAGGATGCCTGGATGAAAATAGGGCTTTCCCAGCTCAAAATGGGATATTATGAAGCTGCTTTTGAGATATTTGGAAAGCTCCTTGAGATAAAACCTGAGGCTGCTGACCTATGGTATGTAGCAGGGCTTGCTTTAAGGGGGCTTGATCAGGATGAGCAGGCCATTGAGTTTTTTGAGAGGGCTGTGGAGCTCGATTCAGCCCTGGAAGCTGCCTGGGAGCAAATGGGGCTTACCCTTCTCGGAGTGGGCAGGTACGAGGAAGCCTGCCAGGCTTTCAGTTCAGTCCTGACCCTGAACCCTGAGAACGTAAACGCTCTCTACAGCCAGTCAGTCGCGAATTTCAAACTCCAGCGCTTCGAGGAAGCTGTGCAGGACCTTGAAAGGTTGCCCCTGTTCACCCCTGACTACCCTAATTCCATTGAGGCTTGCTGCATGCTTGGAATTGCCAGAATGGAGCTTCAGGAGTATGAAAAAGCCCTTGAGGTTTTTGACCTGATTCTGAAACACGACCCTACTCACAGCGAAGCCCTCTACCACACCGCACTTTCGCTTTTCAACCTCGGGGAATACGAGGCTGCTGCCGAAACCTTTGGAGTTTTGCTTGAAGCCTCGCCTGAGGATCCTGAATGCCTGAACTACCTCGGGCTCTGCCTGCTTGAACTCGAGAGCCCTGAAGAAGCCCTGAAAGCCTTTGAAAAAGCAGCCCTTTTCAACCCGAAAAACGAAGAAGCCCTTTACAACGCAGCCACGACACTTATCAAAATCAGCCGGGCTCAGGAATCTATTGGCTACCTCGACCGCATCCTTGACATTTCCCCTGAAAACCTTGATGCCCTGAACTACAAGGGTATCGCTTTCTGCACGCTTGAAATGTATAGGGAAGCCTTAAAAGCCTTTGGTCTTGTGCTGGAAAAAGATCCGGAAAACGTCATGGCAATCTACAATGTAGGGGTTGTCTGCTTCAAACAGAAACTCTACGAAACTGCCTGCCGGGCTTTCGGGGAAGCCCTTGCCCTTAACCCCTGGCATGAGAAGTCCCTGAAATATCTGGGAATTTCCCTTGCAAAACTCGGAAAGTACGAAGACGCCCTGCGAACCTTTGACAGGTTGCTCAGGATAAACCCGCGCGATGTTCAGTCCATGAACTACAGAGGAGTTATCCTCGGAAAAATGGAAAGATATGAAGAAGCTATAAAAACCTTCAAAGAGATCCTGCGCCTCTACCCTGACATGGCAGACGCGAAAAGGAAACTTGAAGTGTTAAAGTGTATTCAAAATGAGGAAGACTCTGAAGAAGAACTGTACTGA
- a CDS encoding GIY-YIG nuclease family protein, with product MPVIYKITYPNGKIYIGQDRTDSINYFGSANNDLIEKDFSKDQKRDFTIRKEILMGIRNFFYRRN from the coding sequence ATGCCAGTTATTTATAAAATAACATATCCTAATGGTAAAATATACATTGGGCAGGACAGGACAGATAGCATCAACTATTTTGGAAGTGCTAACAATGATCTCATTGAAAAAGATTTCTCCAAGGATCAAAAAAGAGATTTTACAATAAGGAAAGAAATTTTAATGGGAATCCGAAACTTCTTCTATCGAAGAAATTAA
- a CDS encoding YkvA family protein yields MLKLKEIKTNAKKYIELCKLIYADPRTPRRAKILLWIAIGYAVFPIDLIPDFIPVIGHLDDMVIVPILIYIAIRTVPKNVYIDNYVQVLKK; encoded by the coding sequence ATGCTAAAACTAAAAGAAATAAAAACTAATGCAAAAAAGTACATAGAATTGTGCAAGCTTATATATGCAGATCCTCGAACTCCCAGGCGCGCAAAAATACTGTTATGGATAGCCATAGGCTATGCAGTATTCCCGATTGATTTAATACCGGATTTCATACCCGTAATTGGACATCTTGACGACATGGTAATCGTTCCCATTCTTATCTACATTGCAATAAGAACAGTACCCAAAAATGTATACATAGATAATTATGTTCAGGTCTTAAAGAAGTGA
- a CDS encoding DUF3303 domain-containing protein, translated as MGYNEMLLMDIITWEPKDSLKIAEFYMNYEYPKGIKVIDEWTDLTGYRTFVIYESKDEKTYAESVMPFIGLCRFETFPVMKLDKFMQLAQEFAEKTRGKEPGAEQGKGAARKDILQEIEKLEKRIEHLERHSFVQQGDVT; from the coding sequence GTGGGGTATAACGAAATGCTGCTAATGGATATTATTACCTGGGAGCCGAAAGATTCTTTAAAAATTGCGGAATTCTATATGAATTACGAATACCCGAAGGGCATAAAAGTAATTGATGAATGGACCGATCTTACGGGCTATCGCACATTTGTAATTTATGAATCTAAGGACGAAAAAACGTATGCAGAATCAGTGATGCCTTTTATTGGGCTGTGCAGGTTCGAGACCTTCCCTGTCATGAAACTGGACAAATTTATGCAGCTAGCTCAGGAATTTGCAGAAAAAACCAGAGGAAAAGAGCCAGGTGCTGAACAGGGTAAAGGAGCGGCGAGAAAAGATATTTTGCAAGAAATAGAAAAACTTGAAAAAAGGATTGAACATCTCGAACGGCATTCTTTTGTCCAGCAGGGAGACGTTACCTGA